Below is a window of Plasmodium gaboni strain SY75 chromosome 11, whole genome shotgun sequence DNA.
gaatatatttgtaaaatatatatatattatatatattatatatttatataatattatataaaaaaaaattcttcaaaaattatataaatgaatagttcttttttttttttttttttttattatttatattataacatcttttatatataatgtagCAAACACGAGATGttaaacaataatattacaGTAAGgataaacaaataaataaatatgtacTTATATAATTGAAGATTTATAAGTacacatacatataatatatatatcttctTCGAACAAGATAATATTTATCAGAATATTCTTGTATATTTAgtgaaatataaaataaacaaaaaataaaatataatataatatatttatatatttgtattttctttaatttatctttttataatataataatatatatatatatatatgtatatcatattttatttatattaataagtATATCTTGTTGTATTTcagaattatataaaaaaatatatatatatatatatatatttatatttatatttatatatttttttttttttgtctttAATAGTACACCTAAGGAAATGTATGCAGTGTaaaggaaatataaaagagTATTTTCGACCCTAGAAAGattaagaataatatagcataatatatgaaaatttacacatatatatatatatatatatatatttatatatttatatattaattattttatttattttttttttttatttaaaaaagtaGAAGAATACATTATGCTTGTAAAGAACTCTAAAGATAATGAGAAAGctaaagaaaaaagaataaagaaattatgtttatatggaaattttaaaaattattattatgagagatatataaaaagaaaaaaacaGAATGTGATATATGTTAAGAATAATGAAGAGGAAGATATTGAAGAAatcattttatatgataataaaataggAACAGATAACTACAATAATATgattgataataataaaaggtgtgataataattatgatagtgagaatatatattatatatatgatcaccgattaaattatattaataaatttcataaggatatttttaaagaaaaagtaATTTTAGATATTGGTTGTAATTGTGGCATTGTTAGTTTTTTATTAGGTTTGAATTTTGAATGTAGAGTAGTTAATGCTATAgatatagataataatataataaataaaaatataaaattattaagattatttattgaatttatatttatatataatagtgAGAGACATATGTTAgatttctttttaaaaaataaagatatatcaaaaatagaaatggacatgtttaaaaatatttattttttatatgaaaaattaaaaggttctagaaattattataataaaatgaataatatatataaccaAGATATAATAACTGATATAAATGATCCAAATACTTGTGATAATAGTTTAAGATATTTTCCacttaatatatattttttatgtagcgatatatttgataataaatatagaCATCTTAATAACACATACGATGTTATACTTGCTTTGTCTGTCATTAAATGGatacatttaaataaagGTGATGAACAtttgattttattttttgatcgtgtttattttatgttaaAGCAAAATGGATATTTCATAttagaatataataaacagaagaaatataaattaaaaaaaaatcaaaagaaatattataaaaaaaacatatcattaaattataaaaactTTGATGATATAGCACAAGGCAAGTACAACAATAGGTGTAAAATGGTCCTAGTCAAcaagttttttttttttactcATAAAGGAGATGAAACAAgtaataagaaaaataaatctGGAATGTTTAACCGGGAGGTATGTATATATAGGAAGgtataatatgtatatatataaataaaaaataaataaataaataaatatatatatatatatatatatatgtatatcttttttttttttttttttttttttttttttttttttttttttttttttttttttttttttttttttttttttgtataaatattacatattaaaTGTTAGGAAGATAACattgtaattttttaaaagtttattataattaattgTTTCCAAATTGTagacaaaaaaataaaataaaataaaaatatatatatatatatatatatatatatatatattcatatatataatatatatatgtgcatgtttttatttatgatgagaatataaatataagcTTGTCCATGTTTATTAAAGCCATTTCCAAATAATCCACTGCATACTCCTTTGAGGTTAaagtaatttttttttttttattatgattttGTGTTTCattcatacatatatttgATTTATTATGTAGTGTATTgatttcattattttctaGAAACTTTcgaatataaatattttttgcTATAGTATATAGATTTTCTTTAACTTTATTActtgtaaaaaaaaaatcagttgagaatgataatgaatgttttatatatgttttattattatttgaattattatattcatgTGCTTTGATATAACCATGATATAATAAGtgatataatttttttctgaCATCATTTAAAGGTATTAGAACATTTTCACTTATTAATTCATCATTCATTTTCTCTTCAGAATTTGTGAGTAGATATTTCCATATTCTTAAAGCTTCAAGACCTGTCATATTTTCTAGAACATttgatataattttttttttataaatattttttatattaaaaaaatctGCTGCATATGTTATAACTTGATTACATTTAATTTGTATTAATTGGTCAGgtaattttattaatgaATTTAAATTTTGTAATACAACATGTTTATcaacaaatatatttttatttctttttaatttatttattacaCATTTCTCTATATATTcaaaagataaaaataatgatgtatctttataataattttgttcttgagaataaacaaatttgacattatataataaaacaaaaaatatacatttagATACTTCATtcaaattaaaaaaatgactaataaaattaaagCATTCTTGTTTGAGATATATAATTGATAGTGTATCAGTATCAACTTGAAAATAGGTATACTTATTAtctataaattttaatagattatcattatttttatatattccatttatattatattcgttatatgtttttatagatttatttgt
It encodes the following:
- a CDS encoding putative bicoid-interacting protein BIN3 — encoded protein: MLVKNSKDNEKAKEKRIKKLCLYGNFKNYYYERYIKRKKQNVIYVKNNEEEDIEEIILYDNKIGTDNYNNMIDNNKRCDNNYDSENIYYIYDHRLNYINKFHKDIFKEKVILDIGCNCGIVSFLLGLNFECRVVNAIDIDNNIINKNIKLLRLFIEFIFIYNSERHMLDFFLKNKDISKIEMDMFKNIYFLYEKLKGSRNYYNKMNNIYNQDIITDINDPNTCDNSLRYFPLNIYFLCSDIFDNKYRHLNNTYDVILALSVIKWIHLNKGDEHLILFFDRVYFMLKQNGYFILEYNKQKKYKLKKNQKKYYKKNISLNYKNFDDIAQGKYNNRCKMVLVNKFFFFTHKGDETSNKKNKSGMFNREVCIYRKV